Genomic window (Vigna unguiculata cultivar IT97K-499-35 chromosome 10, ASM411807v1, whole genome shotgun sequence):
agatgttGTGAAGCAAGTGCCAATTTGAGTCCGAAAACAATAAAACGACTTGTGTAGAGTGAGGTGCAAATCACCCAAAAATGAAcattaagaaaaataagtaaataaacattttcaaaTGAATCAATCATCTTGTATATCATAAAAGGTAAATATTGTTTTCATCACATATAtctaaataaattcattttttattaacaataattttaatgtataataatgttgatattgatttatataagatattgaattatttatttttttataaaaatttgtaatattgcAGGACCTTCTATTATTTATCTTATGTATTGAAGCTActcatatatattaatattcttaCAAATAGGATATGTTAATTATCACAATCCTTTGTAAATGAAGTTAACACTTAATAATTAGGTTACTCCTAGGGACTTAAATAGTTAAGTAGTCCTTATAATTCTTACTATCTATCCCAATACTTTGAATccagttttaaaaatttcattacatctatctatttaatttaattttgacaattaattttgatatttacaATATCAAAAGTGAACATCTATATAACACATGATAAAAGCAACAACAATTCAATaaagatatttataatttatcatgAATGAGATCCCCAAAAACAACCACAACATAAATTAAAACACTAAATGGAGGTTTTGATCATTAACCTCGATGAAAAATTTTAACCTACGACCAAATCGAACATAAACAATCACTCACTGAGACGAAAGAAAAATACACTTTAGATCACCAATGTACCTAGGAACACAGTTGTCGGAGCCACAACCAAGGAAGATAGTCGAAATGTCAAAAACGTGGGGGAGAAGAGACGAAGAAAGGGGTTTCGTGCAAAACCATAAACAAAGATTTACCTTAGATGTCCGacataaatcttaaaatttatgacagacAATGATGTCACACgacttataatataaaatttttaatgaaccTTAGGTCATcccatgtaaaaaaaaaattgattttaattacaaaagtaTCCTTGCGTATTCTTTATGTTGTGTTCTTTTGTGTTAGACAATAATTTCCTGATGCTAGGTACACTTTTTCCTCTATTCTTGGTTCAAGTTTCAAGTAAATCATCCTTGTTTTGTATGAGATGGAAGAATACTTAGTATTTTCAAGCAATCTTTTTGTGTTAATTGTGATACGATGGGTGGATTTCATAGCTGTTTGATAAAATGATTTTGTGTTATTGTAGACTAAGGTTTGGGTTGGCGGTGTTTTTTTAGGCAGAATTTTCTTCATCAGTGtctgtcgcaaccggaatcgcgacgggaaggcgaaccgaaaaagaaaacgggtttgaaaaagatatttggagtcgccaccatagttattctggaaaactatggaaaaccataaaaataaaacaagtctgcgaaaaatcagattttggatccaggagtcggttacgcgtagggaaggtgttagcaccctaccgcgcccgcccgagggcaatacctttaattaaaaatgcaatgctgatgtgatttttaaaatattaattttccccaaaaataataagacaaaaatgctaaaagaaacaaaatatttttttaattttttgggcccgacaacgattgaccttggtcctacgtattctcattcaaagTGAGAACTcaaggttacgtagttctttaaaatatatttgaaaaaaaactatttcagaaaatgatttgatttttttttagaggtgaacctgacaaggactggcttgctcctacgtatctcacaatggagaatcaaggatcacgcaGTTCTTATAAGATGTggttgtttgaaaatgttgatatttttatatttttggaattttatatttttttggtatttttgaattacttgaaaatatgtgtcacacgacgcgagcggtcagacagacactaaaagagaaagaaaactattttcggtattttttaaaaaaaaaaagtgtcacacggtgcgagcgaccggacagGCACTATAaagtaaaagataatatttttcattttttagattttctatttttttttgtaatttttaataattttcaaatatttggttttccaggaataaaaaaataaataaaaaacgaaaataaataaataataaaaaaataaaacaaaataaaagtaaataaataaataaataaaaataaataatttaattaagaaggatgaaagtggaaaacaaaatatGGGATGTATGAGTGATTAATGGGGGTGCACAAAATAAACacaatacaaaaaagaaaataacacacAATGACATAGGGGTGCGGGTAAGTAAAATGGGGAGTGTATGAAGAATAGTGAAACAGGCCCAATTGAAACACAAGGAAGGAGTGCATGCAGTATGGGCAGGGGtgcgcaaaaaaaaaaaataaaaaaaatacacaaacagTCCAAATCAAATGAATGGAGGTGCAAAGATAAGAAAAGGGGGTGCGCTGTGCAACTTCTAATAGATCCAAAAACATAAATCAGGAGGGGTGCGGAGGCCGAAAGAAGGGGTGCGCGGAGCAAAAGGTGGCTGatccaatttttgaaaaaaaaaagaacgaGAACCCTAATTTTAACTCAAGCCTCCTTCTCTTCACTTCACCACCAACGGCACCCTTCTCTCGAGCCACCAACAACACGACTCCGGCCCTGGGACGCGCGTCTGGCCGTCCTTAAACGCCGACGACGACAGCGGCCACCGTCGACGAAGCTGCCGGCGCTCGTGTCATCGTCTCAACCTCATTTTTCCCTTTTTCGCGAGCGCGAGATGGGCCGGATCCTGGAGCTCCGCCGTCGCACACCATGGCGCTCCAGCCTTGTGTTCGTCAGCTCCGACCGCCGCGCCTTGGACCGCCACCACGACGCCATTGCCGCTCGCAGAGAGACCGACCAAGATGCCAGCTCCGACCCCCTCTTCTCTGTTTCTCTGTTTGAGTTTGATTAGATGTGACAGATTGGGGAAGATGAAGCGAGAGTATTTGGCACTGGAATTGGGGTTTCGgttctatgttttttttatttttgattttatgCAGGTGAGCAATGAAGATGAGAGTGTAGGTAGAAGGATGGATTTGGAGTGTTGGACTGTTTTGTTTGGTGTGTCTGCAGGTTCGAATGAATTGGAGGCTAGTGTGGGCGTATGAATCTAATGGTGatggaaaaaaaatgaggaaGAAAAGTTTGGTGTTGGATGAATGGAAGGAAACTGTGGCTGCGGGGTTCGGTTGGGGTTCTGTTTGCAGGTTGAAATGGAGTCCCATGTTGAAGGAGGATGAGATAATGGTGAAAATAGGTTCTGGTGGGAATGTTTACAGCTTTGAGTATTTCATTGGTTATGGAGAATGGCGAGCTTTGAGTATTTCATTGGTTATGGAGAATGGCGAGAACGAGTGGTTTTGCGAATGGAAATGCTGGAAATGTTGGCGGGCGTTGGGCTTTAAGTTGATTTGAGTTGATCACGGTGAACTGGTTTGGGGTTATGGTGATCACGAGGCCGTGAAGGGGAAGGATGAATGATGgtgataaaactttttaaagGGGAGGTACGATGAGGGTGCGAGAATGACGAGGGTGATGATGGAAGATTCAATGTAGTAATGCATACAGATTCAACAGTAATGTAGTAATGCACACAACAGATTCAACAGATTCAATGAGCCAAATAAATGACAAGCCAAAGCCCAGTATATATGACTACATTATGTTCATTCTCAAGCACAATGCAACTGCATCAGGTTCACATTCAAGTATGCAAATGAAGCGTTTACCTCTCGCAGTCCTCCCTATCAGTGTCTTCGCGACTCAAACGATTCTCCCCTCTCTTTTTCGCTTATGTTCTCCTTTCTTCTTGCCCTTTTTTTGTTGCTCTTGCTGCTCCGTGatcttgtgaaaaaaaaaacccaattcGTCTTCCCCCTTTGCTTATGTGTGGAAAGTTGCACTTTAGCCATAGTTGCACTGCTATGCTCAGAGTGCCTCCCCTGGTTCCTGCCACAGTGATACACCAATAcccaacctttcttctttttgtgtcaAAAACCCCCCAATAATAAGATAACGTATGAATCTGGCCATATTTTGCATGGCAGAGTAAGTGAAATGactttcattattattttttattttatatattttatatattttttaagagcagaaaaacaaaatggtgtgaaaatgaaataaaataaaacttgaaattaaaataagataaaataagataaggaaaaatagcataaaaaaaattaaataaataaataaataaaaagtaagacaaaataaaaagaaaagaggtaTTTATATACACGTCCAAATTAATGTTGACTCCTTTTTTtctataatgttttttttttcctttttttctttttttttaaaaaaattaatttcttagttaattgtttttattaaccAGATAAAATTGAGTGTTGACAGTGTCTAAATATATTTAAGCTTGATTTAGCATTGAAACttgaattttcttataattttaaaagtataataaaataaacaacataaaTCTTAAAGATATTCACCACTTAAACATAGATTTAATTAATAGGATTAAGTGTGAAAGTTTGCATATGAGATTGGAATAAGATCAAGAATGCAAAAATAAGAGCACAATGATATAAAGAAAAGATAAGATAGAAATTCTTATAAGCATGcaaaaatatgagaaatttgaaaaggaaataacaattcgattcaaaaattgaaagagacaaaagataatatgaagatgaagaaattatGATTCAATGGCGAAGAAATTATGATTCAATGGCGGAGGCCATCCCACTTGAAGATGTTTCAAGATATGTGTTAAATTGAGTAGCCACTTGATCATAGGATTAAggataaaataaagttaagaaTAGAAATTTCTCTCTCTTGTAAATACCTGGAAGCATCTTAATGGATGAATAAAGTTGTAATGTATGTACATACGGTGCAAACCATGTGGAATGAAGTGTAATCGACCGCTCGGATGTGGAAAAACCTGACCggtcattattaaaataagctAAACATCTAATTACCATAAACATGTCAATAGGAAGGTTTAAAGTGAATTGGGCCAAAATTTGTTTGCCCCTAATCAAAAAACTCGTGGAGATGACTATAAATACAGGTCAAATGTATGGTTGTTCGAACATTCATTacacttttattacttttattatagcATTAATTGTTTAAACCGATCTAACCTAGGATGACTTTAGCATTGGAGCACCTTTAACATATACCTCCTGATCGGTTGGCAAACAGATTACCCTAGCACGAAGAGGATAACACTGAAGTCAACATACCAGGAAATTGTTTGGAGTGGACGTTTGACCCTATACTcgaaacaaaagtaaaaaccaTTTAATTGGTACAAATTCAAGGAATAAagaatcatgtttcttttttccttttttcataaGCTTTTAGACCAGAAAAGGAGTGATATTATTTTGTAGTCAATGTAGTTTTTATATGATTGATTTACAAAACTTTATGGACTCTCTTTATTGAAGATGGCAATTTCTCTTTGaataaccctttttttttcttaataagtagatgccaatgatttttttatgcatgtttatctttattttgaaataaaactatTGAAATAAATTGGTTGACATACATTCACAGTTTTTGGATTTAGTTTATGCATATGTTGTCCATTTTTCTTGAGTTGCATTACGTTGAGAAACAAGCATGTGTTTTTAAGATGACAAATGccttataatatttctttcattgaattatttagaagttaatttttcagcatttgataaaaatgatatCACAATCGTAGCACTTGCACATCAAAAAATACACAACCTTTGTTGTATTGAATTACTTTTTATTGTGATTAAAATAGCTAAGTTAACTTGTTTGTAATTGTTGCGCCAtaaaaaattttctttctattagTTTACATTCAAGGGCACAACAATTtaacaatcaatttttaaagtacaatcttaaaatataataaacttatataaatttagaggtatttagaatatatttaaatcatataaaaatatcattttatgtcTTACTAAAATACTATGAAtagtgataaaagaaatatcatGCATACTCAGTCAACCctgtatattataattatcactATGTACAATTGCATTCTTATTGTGTTATGTCTTAAGTGTCATTAATTagtgttattaaaattattatttttttctctttcttaactctttatttgaataaacttcCTTTTGTTAAAGTTATgtgattgatattttttattttcatcttttaagcATAATTTAACTGAAAACCTATTGTCATATGTCATATAATATTAGAATGTTGCTATTTAGGAAAAAAAGAACTACAAAAGTGAAACCATGTCAAGTTTGCCCAAAAAATCATTAATCAAGTTGTTTTTACATCTACAATTAGTTACAAAGTTTCCAAATAGTTGTTTAGATCTGTAAAACTATGTAAATACATGTTAATCTAGGTTTAAATACGTCACCAAACATCTTATACAACCAACTAAAAAGAGACAACCaacatcaatttaaaaattagttatgcCAAATATATCATCATTTACTGATCCGCCATATATAAAACTAGCAATTAATTTCATATACGTATAAATTTATCTGCTTTAAAATTTAAACGATCATACATCTTCATCTAAGAACAAATCATCACCATGATCAACACATTATCGTTTTCTTACACGGTATGAACTTTTTATTGTGAATGTTCTATTACTTTGCCTTTTCTTTTCAATCTTATCCAATTCACGCGTTTTAACTACATTTTAAATCATCTACAAGATTATCATACGAATGATCCTACACACATATTTTCATGGCTAATGGAAACGATTTTGTTGTAGGTTCATATGAGGATTATCTCTAAAGGagcaataattttattttcaataatgatGTTGCTCTTTGACACAACTTACTCAGTTGTTTTAGAGTCGAATGAAAATCATATAAAGTCAGCTACTTTCTTGtctgaaaattttgaagtgGGACCAGGAAAAATTGTGGTGAAAACATTATTAGATATTGACTTTCCAAGGGGACACATTGGGGTCAAGAGTTTTGATGTTGAAGTAgttgatgaagatggtaattCAGTACCTTTGTATGAAACTTACCTTCATCATTGGTTTGctgtaaaatatattgaaaacatTACCATGTCAGAGTACATTAAACAATCTCACGACCTTCGCAATGGTATCGAATTCGAAAGAAATGATGGTGCATGCCAAGGTTTTTTGCTTCCACATTATTGGGGCTTGGGAGCAGAATCACGAGGAACATCTTCAAATCTTCCAGATCCTTTTGCAGTTGAATTAGGTaatcctacaaaaataaagcatGGATTTAATGAAAAATGGTTGTTTAGCATCATGGTTATTGATACACGTGGAACACAAGATAGAAAAGGTTGTACAGAGTGTAGGTGTAAGCTTATGAATCTCCCAAAGGACTTTTACAATGTAACAACGGGCATTAACGGTCAATTGTTGCCTAGAAATTATAAAGGAGGACTCTTTTGTTGTCAAGATAACGTACAATGCAAATTAAGAAATGGTTTTCGTGGCCCAACAAGAAAGCTTTCCCTGAGATACAAAATAAAGTGGGTTGATTGGGATGAACACCAAGTGCCTCTTAAGTTCTATATACTTGATTCAACTGATCGTGTAAGATCAAATGGTTCTACACCAATTCACGATTGTCAGGTAGACGATTTACTCAATACATACAATACCTTACAAATCATAAGCAAACTtttgaaactcatttaatttCCAAACAAAGGTATTAGgctattaattacttttttcatCGGTATGTgagtaaaataaatttctcaATTTGTTATAGGCAGAGTATACGATCCCGAGAAATCATGACAATGACATCCCTCATGTTAAGAAAGCAAACATCCCAATGACAAAAGGTGGTTATCTTATATATGGCACTGCTCATATGCACACTGGTGTTGTCAATGTTACTCTATATGGACAggtaatatttgatatttgttgTTCCCATGTAAGTTGTATCATGTAGATAAACTCACGTTAAATTTTGTGTGattcatatattcatttttaggaataaattttgttgataCATCTACATCTTTATAAGAAATTAACAAGTTTATTGAATCATCTCTATATTTACGATTATGCTTAACTTAGGATGGAAGGGTTTTATGCACTTCA
Coding sequences:
- the LOC114165077 gene encoding uncharacterized protein LOC114165077, whose protein sequence is MINTLSFSYTVHMRIISKGAIILFSIMMLLFDTTYSVVLESNENHIKSATFLSENFEVGPGKIVVKTLLDIDFPRGHIGVKSFDVEVVDEDGNSVPLYETYLHHWFAVKYIENITMSEYIKQSHDLRNGIEFERNDGACQGFLLPHYWGLGAESRGTSSNLPDPFAVELGNPTKIKHGFNEKWLFSIMVIDTRGTQDRKGCTECRCKLMNLPKDFYNVTTGINGQLLPRNYKGGLFCCQDNVQCKLRNGFRGPTRKLSLRYKIKWVDWDEHQVPLKFYILDSTDRVRSNGSTPIHDCQAEYTIPRNHDNDIPHVKKANIPMTKGGYLIYGTAHMHTGVVNVTLYGQDGRVLCTSSPKYGTGKEAGNEKGYLVGMSVCYPKPGSIKIEDGEILTLESIYENKFRTGAMGHFYIYLAEQMPNKYSKEI